Proteins found in one Melospiza georgiana isolate bMelGeo1 chromosome 1, bMelGeo1.pri, whole genome shotgun sequence genomic segment:
- the RIOK3 gene encoding serine/threonine-protein kinase RIO3: protein MDSVGVAAAAPDAGPGPAWQSKCPWGAPSTTSISCSLADVMSEQLAKELQLEEENAAFPEVVAAAEGPFITGENIDTSSDLMLAQMLQMEFDREYDAQLRREEKKINGDSKVSISFENYRKVHPYDSDSSEDEVDWQDTRHDPYRADKPTTTPRRGFIGKGKDITTKHDEVVCGRKNTARMENFAPEFQVGDGIGMDLKLSNQVFNALKQHAYSEERRSARLHEKKEHSTAEKAVDPKTRLLLYKMVNSGMLETITGCISTGKESVVFHAYGGNATEDKVIPPECAIKVFKTTLNEFKNRDKYIKDDYRFKDRFSKLNPRKIIRMWAEKEMHNLTRMQNAGIPCPQVVILKKHVLVMSFIGQDQVPAPKLKDVTLSSEDMKKAYYQILNMMQQLYRECNLVHADLSEYNMLWHDGKVWLIDVSQSVEPTHPHGLEFLFRDCRNVSQFFQKGGVAEALNERELFNAVSGLNITADNEVDFQAEIEALEKMNEDHVQNHGKKLSTFSSDGDPPIYDE from the exons ATGGACTCGGTGGGAGTCGCTGCCGCCGCGCCCGacgccgggccgggccccgcctGGCAGAGTAAG TGTCCGTGGGGAGCCCCTAGCACAACATCAATATCATGTTCTCTTGCTGATGTCATGAGTGAACAGCTGGCAAAAGAATTGCagctggaagaagaaaatgctgcttttcctgaagTGGTTGC TGCTGCTGAAGGACCATTTATTACAGGAGAAAATATTGACACTTCTAGTGATCTAATGCTAGCTCAGATGCTGCAGATGGAATTTGACAGGGAATACGATGCACAGCTTCGGCGTGAAGAGAAGAAGATCAATGGAGACAGCAAAG tctCCATATCCTTTGAAAATTATCGGAAGGTGCATCCCTATGACAGTGACAGCTCAGAGGATGAGGTTGATTGGCAGGATACCCGTCATGATCCATACAGAGCAG ATAAACCTACTACTACACCAAGAAGGGGTTTcataggaaaaggaaaagacattACTACAAAACATGATGAAGTGGTATGTGGAAGAAAAAACACTGCTCGCATGGAAAAT TTTGCACCTGAATTCCAAGTTGGGGATGGAATTGGGATGGACTTAAAGCTGTCAAATCAAGTCTTCAATGCCTTAAAACAACATGCATACTCTGAGGAACGTCGAAGTGCAAGGCTCCATGAGAAGAAGGAGCACTCCACTGCT GAGAAAGCAGTGGATCCTAAAACACGTTTACTTCTGTACAAGATGGTCaattctgggatgctggagACCATCACAGGCTGCATCAGCACAGGAAAGGAATCTGTTGTTTTTCATGCCTATGGAGGAAA TGCAACTGAAGATAAAGTTATTCCTCCAGAATGTGCCATCAAAGTGTTTAAAACAACTCTTAATGAATTCAAGAACCGTGACAAATACATTAAGGATGACTACAGGTTTAAAGACCGCTTCAGTAAATTGAATCCACGAAAAATTATTCGTATGTGGgctgagaaagaaatgcatAACTTAACaag AATGCAAAATGCAGGAATTCCTTGTCCTCAAGTGGTTATCCTTAAGAAGCACGTCTTGGTTATGTCTTTCATTGGCCAGGATCAAGTCCCAGCTCCTAAACTAAAGGATGTAACACTTAGTAGTGAAGATATGAAAAAGGCCTACTACCAGATTCTTAAT ATGATGCAGCAGTTGTATAGGGAGTGCAACCTGGTCCATGCAGATCTGAGTGAATACAACATGCTTTGGCATGATGGGAAG GTCTGGCTCATTGATGTCAGTCAGTCTGTGGAGCCAACCCATCCTCATGGACTTGAGTTTTTGTTCAGAGACTGTAGGAATGTTTCACAG TTCTTCCAGAAAGGAGGCGTGGCAGAAGCACTTAACGAGCGGGAACTCTTCAACGCTGTCTCAGGTTTAAATATTACAGCTGACAATGAAGTAGACTTCCAAGCAGAG ATTGAAGCTTTGGAGAAGATGAATGAAGATCACGTGCAGAATCATGGAAAGAAACTGTCAACGTTTTCTAGTGATGGAGACCCACCTATATATGATGAATAG